The Falco rusticolus isolate bFalRus1 chromosome 5, bFalRus1.pri, whole genome shotgun sequence genome has a segment encoding these proteins:
- the FGF23 gene encoding fibroblast growth factor 23, with translation MPQSSACSCLRYMLLVLCSLKAALAFPNSSPLLHPSWGNGDHLMHLYTDTERNSFHLQINADGYIDGVPHQTIYSALMMKSEGAGSVIITGVKSGRYLCMDMNGNIFGSHFFSQEDCVFNHQTLENGYDVYQSPKHNFLVSLGRVKQAFFPGMNPPPYSQFLSRRNEIPLFRFNTPEPHRNTRSADIDPMDPHQILVPQRKISVFGSQLQQQADFSHMPREPVRINQNDVVNPDDPHAMMDARRYASPRFYITR, from the exons ATGCCACaaagcagtgcctgcagctgcctgcggTACATGCTACTGGTATTGTGTAGCCTGAAGGCTGCCCTCGCCTTTCCCAACTCCTCTCCactgctgcatcccagctggGGGAATGGAGATCACCTGATGCACCTCTACACAGATACAGAGAGGAACAGCTTCCATCTCCAAATCAACGCTGACGGTTACATTGATGGTGTTCCTCACCAAACCATCTACA GTGCCCTAATGATGAAGTCCGAGGGTGCTGGCTCAGTAATAATCACAGGTGTGAAGAGTGGACGCTATCTATGTATGGACAtgaatggaaacatttttggcTCG caTTTCTTCAGTCAAGAGGACTGTGTGTTCAACCACCAGACACTGGAAAATGGATATGATGTGTACCAGTCTCCCAAACACAACTTCCTGGTTAGCTTAGGCAGAGTTAAACAAGCTTTCTTCCCTGGTATGAATCCACCACCATATTCCCAGTTTTTGTCCAGGAGAAATGAAATCCCTTTGTTTCGATTCAACACACCTGAGCCTCACAGAAATACTAGAAGTGCAGATATCGATCCAATGGATCCTCACCAAATTTTGGTCCCACAAAGGAAGATCTCCGTGTTTggatctcagctgcagcagcaagcagacTTCTCCCACATGCCCAGAGAACCTGTGAGAATCAACCAGAACGACGTGGTCAACCCAGATGACCCACATGCTATGATGGATGCCAGGAGGTACGCAAGTCCTCGCTTTTATATTACGAGATAA